In one window of Romboutsia hominis DNA:
- a CDS encoding purine-nucleoside phosphorylase, which yields MFNKVQESAKFINEKINITPKIGLILGSGLGVLADEIENPVKIKYNEIPNFPVSTVEGHAGCLVIGKLEGKDVVAMQGRFHYYEGYTQQEITFPVRVMKALGVETIVVTNAAGGANVDFKPGDLMIIKDHINLSGSTPLMGKNDERFGPRFPDMSTAYSPKYIELVRECAKKLDIKVQEGVYAFFSGPTYETPAEVKMARILGADAVGMSTAPEVIVASHSSMDVIGISCITNMAAGILDQPLNHEEVIETTQKVKAEFLSLVKLVVKSI from the coding sequence ATGTTTAACAAAGTACAAGAAAGTGCAAAATTTATAAATGAAAAAATAAATATAACACCTAAGATAGGACTTATATTAGGTTCTGGATTAGGAGTATTAGCTGATGAAATAGAAAATCCAGTAAAGATAAAATATAATGAAATACCTAATTTCCCTGTATCTACTGTTGAAGGACATGCAGGATGCCTTGTAATAGGTAAATTAGAAGGCAAAGATGTAGTTGCTATGCAAGGGAGATTCCACTACTATGAAGGATATACTCAACAAGAAATAACATTCCCAGTTAGAGTTATGAAAGCTTTAGGAGTTGAAACTATAGTAGTTACAAATGCAGCTGGAGGAGCAAATGTAGACTTTAAACCAGGTGATTTAATGATAATAAAAGATCATATAAACTTAAGTGGAAGTACACCTTTAATGGGTAAAAATGATGAAAGATTTGGACCAAGATTCCCAGATATGTCTACAGCTTATTCACCAAAATATATAGAATTAGTTAGAGAGTGTGCTAAGAAGCTAGATATAAAAGTACAAGAAGGTGTATATGCATTCTTTAGTGGACCAACATATGAGACACCTGCAGAAGTTAAAATGGCAAGAATACTAGGAGCTGATGCTGTTGGTATGTCTACTGCACCAGAAGTAATAGTTGCTAGCCATTCATCTATGGATGTTATAGGAATATCTTGTATAACTAACATGGCAGCAGGAATACTTGATCAACCTCTTAACCATGAAGAAGTAATAGAAACTACTCAAAAAGTAAAAGCTGAATTCTTAAGTTTAGTTAAATTAGTAGTTAAAAGTATATAA
- a CDS encoding phosphopentomutase: MNRVVWIVIDSVGIGALPDSKKFGDEGVNTLGNIIKTHKDIKIPNLLKLGIGNIDEVDFVEGVDSPIGCFGKCEEISQGKDTTTGHWEMTGVLVETPFKTFENGFPKEIIDEFEKRTGRKVVGNKPASGTAILDEYGEHQMKTGDVIVYTSADSVFQIAAHEEIIPLDELYKMCEIAREIMMGDNAVARIIARPYIGKGKGEFVRTSNRRDYSLNPFEKTVLDNIKEAGLDVIGVGKIEDIFNGQGITEAIHTKDNMDGVDQTINYINKENKGLIFTNLVDFDSKYGHRRNVKGYKEAIEEFDARIPEIIDALKEDDILIINADHGNDPTYKGTDHTREYIPVLIYGKNIKSGVNLGIRKSFADIGATVADILDTKMTKNGTSFKSQILK, translated from the coding sequence ATGAATAGGGTTGTATGGATTGTAATTGATAGTGTAGGAATAGGAGCACTTCCAGACTCAAAAAAATTTGGAGATGAAGGTGTTAATACTTTAGGAAATATAATAAAAACACATAAGGATATAAAGATACCTAACTTATTAAAATTAGGGATAGGAAATATAGACGAAGTAGATTTTGTAGAAGGAGTAGATTCTCCTATAGGTTGTTTTGGAAAATGTGAAGAAATTTCTCAAGGAAAAGATACTACAACAGGACATTGGGAGATGACAGGTGTTTTAGTTGAAACTCCATTTAAAACATTTGAAAATGGGTTCCCAAAAGAAATAATAGATGAATTTGAAAAAAGAACAGGAAGAAAAGTTGTAGGAAATAAGCCAGCATCAGGAACTGCTATATTAGATGAATATGGAGAACATCAAATGAAAACAGGAGATGTAATAGTATATACATCAGCAGATAGTGTATTCCAAATAGCAGCGCATGAAGAAATAATACCACTTGATGAATTATACAAAATGTGTGAAATAGCTAGGGAAATAATGATGGGAGACAATGCAGTAGCTAGAATTATAGCTAGACCATATATAGGAAAAGGAAAAGGTGAGTTCGTAAGAACTTCTAACAGAAGAGACTACTCATTAAATCCTTTTGAAAAAACGGTATTAGATAATATAAAAGAAGCTGGACTAGATGTAATTGGCGTTGGTAAAATAGAAGACATATTTAATGGACAAGGTATAACGGAAGCTATACACACTAAAGATAATATGGATGGAGTAGACCAAACTATAAATTACATTAATAAAGAAAATAAAGGATTAATATTTACTAATTTAGTTGATTTTGATTCAAAATATGGACATAGAAGAAATGTAAAAGGATATAAAGAAGCTATAGAGGAATTCGATGCTAGAATTCCAGAAATAATAGATGCTTTAAAGGAAGATGATATACTTATAATAAATGCTGATCATGGTAATGATCCAACTTACAAAGGTACGGATCATACTAGAGAGTATATACCTGTATTAATTTATGGAAAAAATATCAAGAGTGGTGTAAACTTAGGTATAAGAAAAAGTTTTGCAGATATAGGTGCTACAGTAGCAGATATATTAGATACAAAAATGACTAAAAATGGAACTAGTTTTAAATCACAAATACTTAAATAG
- the udk gene encoding uridine kinase, with translation MKKTKRPLIIGITGGTGSGKSTVCKAIMDNIPDENIATLEQDAYYKDQTHLSFEDRLKTNYDHPLAFDNKLLIQHIEELCNGKSIEKPIYDYELHTRKHDETVTITPKDIIIVEGIMILEDEELRNKLDIKIYVDTEDDIRILRRIQRDIKERGRTVDSVIDQYLTTVKPAHDQFIEPYKKYADIIMPEGGQNEVAIDIVISKIRTQLD, from the coding sequence ATGAAAAAAACTAAGAGACCTTTAATAATAGGAATAACAGGAGGAACTGGTTCTGGTAAGAGTACAGTTTGTAAAGCTATAATGGATAATATACCAGATGAAAATATAGCTACATTAGAGCAAGATGCTTACTACAAAGACCAAACACATTTAAGTTTTGAAGATAGACTAAAAACTAATTATGACCATCCACTTGCTTTTGATAATAAGCTTTTAATACAACATATAGAAGAATTATGTAATGGAAAAAGCATAGAAAAGCCTATATATGACTATGAACTTCATACTAGAAAACATGACGAAACTGTTACAATAACTCCAAAGGATATAATAATAGTAGAAGGTATAATGATACTTGAAGATGAAGAGTTAAGAAATAAATTAGATATAAAAATATATGTTGATACTGAAGATGATATAAGAATACTTAGAAGAATACAAAGAGATATAAAAGAAAGAGGTAGAACTGTAGATTCTGTTATAGATCAGTATCTGACTACAGTAAAGCCAGCTCATGATCAATTTATAGAACCATATAAAAAGTATGCTGATATAATAATGCCAGAAGGTGGACAAAACGAAGTAGCTATAGATATAGTTATAAGTAAAATAAGAACACAATTAGATTAA
- a CDS encoding tyrosine-type recombinase/integrase gives MEVVEEYIKYLNSKNLSKNTISSYYIDIKRYVDYLKEKMISLDNVVENDIIGYIIRLEQENISVATVSRMISSIKSFHDYLFFYGISKNNPARNIKKPKIEKNSLDILTEEEIKRLLDFKNLNTPKEIRDKAIFEILYGTGIKVSELIDMDIDSVELDLDYICCDKGKNPRIIPLSNTSKEYLEKYINESRTELANEDEKALFVSSLGQRFTRQGLWKLIKKYANLANIDKNINPSMLRHSFAIHLLNEGANVAVVSKILGNSNLSSLQSYLNHINKNMRREIKEKHPRK, from the coding sequence ATGGAGGTTGTAGAGGAATACATAAAATATCTAAATAGTAAGAATCTATCTAAAAATACTATATCATCTTACTATATAGATATAAAAAGATATGTTGATTATTTAAAAGAAAAGATGATAAGTTTAGATAATGTTGTAGAAAATGATATTATAGGATATATAATAAGATTAGAACAGGAAAATATATCTGTAGCAACAGTATCTAGAATGATATCATCAATAAAATCTTTTCATGATTATTTATTTTTTTATGGTATAAGTAAAAATAATCCTGCAAGAAATATAAAAAAGCCTAAAATAGAGAAAAATAGTTTAGATATTTTAACAGAGGAAGAAATAAAAAGGCTTTTAGATTTTAAAAATTTAAATACACCTAAAGAAATAAGAGATAAGGCAATATTTGAAATATTGTATGGTACAGGTATAAAAGTATCAGAGCTTATAGATATGGATATAGATTCTGTAGAATTAGATTTAGACTATATATGCTGTGATAAAGGAAAAAATCCAAGAATAATACCTTTATCCAATACATCTAAGGAGTATTTAGAAAAATATATAAATGAATCAAGAACTGAATTGGCAAATGAAGATGAAAAAGCTTTATTTGTAAGTTCCTTAGGACAAAGGTTTACAAGACAAGGCTTATGGAAACTTATTAAAAAATATGCTAATTTAGCTAATATAGATAAAAACATAAATCCAAGTATGCTTAGGCATTCTTTTGCTATTCATCTTTTAAATGAAGGTGCTAATGTTGCTGTAGTAAGCAAAATATTAGGAAATAGCAATTTATCTAGTTTGCAATCATATTTAAATCACATAAATAAGAATATGAGAAGAGAAATAAAAGAAAAACATCCTAGGAAATAA
- a CDS encoding glycosyl transferase, protein MKYYILYTVLFITGLLGTYVVIPLFKNLLIDSNVLRPNYKKDMIPVSMGIVFLPMIIINGIIIGFVTNDVNKLLYLFMFIFGIIAMFFAGILDDIIGNRDVSGLKGHFKSLFKGKLTTGGFKALFGGFIGILISIAISKDILDIIVNTLIIALSTNLMNLLDLRPGRAIKVYLIIGLVLLLTLAGFEKSLLLLLLPNVLAYFNYDLKAKAMMGDTGSNVLGISIGILICMGYSFNIRLAWLAFLIFIHILTEKYSLTKIIEKNKFLNFIDKLGR, encoded by the coding sequence GTGAAATATTATATACTTTATACTGTTTTATTTATAACAGGATTGCTTGGAACCTATGTTGTTATCCCTTTATTTAAAAATTTATTAATAGATAGTAATGTATTAAGACCAAATTATAAAAAAGATATGATACCAGTTAGTATGGGTATAGTATTTTTACCTATGATAATAATAAATGGTATTATTATAGGATTTGTAACTAATGATGTTAATAAGCTACTATATTTATTTATGTTCATATTTGGAATAATAGCAATGTTCTTTGCAGGAATATTAGACGATATAATAGGAAATAGAGATGTTAGTGGGCTTAAAGGACATTTTAAGAGTTTGTTTAAAGGAAAGCTTACAACAGGTGGATTTAAGGCATTATTTGGAGGATTTATAGGTATATTAATATCTATAGCAATATCTAAAGATATATTAGATATAATTGTAAATACTCTTATAATAGCACTTTCTACAAATCTTATGAACTTATTAGATTTAAGGCCTGGAAGAGCTATAAAGGTATATTTAATAATAGGGTTAGTTTTACTTTTAACATTAGCAGGATTTGAAAAAAGTCTACTTCTTTTACTGCTTCCAAATGTATTAGCATATTTTAATTACGACTTAAAAGCTAAAGCTATGATGGGAGACACAGGATCAAATGTTTTAGGTATATCTATAGGAATACTTATATGTATGGGGTATTCATTTAATATTAGATTAGCTTGGTTAGCATTTTTAATATTTATACATATACTTACAGAGAAGTATTCTTTAACTAAGATAATAGAGAAAAATAAGTTCTTAAATTTCATAGATAAATTAGGAAGGTAA
- a CDS encoding DUF3866 family protein: MISKRIGIVDSIKDKSEKLEDIRVNINGEIQKAYNYPKMTGSVNVGDEVVLNTTAVELSLGTGGYHFVITNLNNIESSFTEGGHIMKLRYTPLQVKVDSVEEQESTYHDKISSFKSLNDMPVVVGTLHSMLTPFVASYKRNNKDKKIVYIMTDGAALPIYLSKNVETLKSKGLIDYTITIGNAFGGDYECINIYTALITAKEVLNADCVFVSMGPGIAGTGTKYGFTGIEQGPILDAVKKLGGNPIAIPRISFADKRERHNGISHHSITIFKEIVNVDITIPISNYESDKLNKIRAQIEENDLNRHNIVYIDNKNTKEDLDYFGLKVRTMGRNYEQDKEFFEAASSAAYYLMEVCDGDRRKDY; encoded by the coding sequence ATGATAAGTAAAAGAATAGGAATTGTAGATTCTATAAAAGATAAGAGTGAAAAATTAGAAGATATAAGAGTTAATATAAATGGAGAAATACAAAAAGCATACAACTACCCTAAGATGACAGGGAGTGTAAATGTAGGTGATGAGGTTGTATTAAATACAACAGCTGTTGAGTTAAGTTTAGGTACTGGAGGATATCATTTTGTAATAACTAATCTAAATAATATAGAATCAAGCTTTACAGAAGGCGGTCATATTATGAAATTAAGATATACGCCACTACAAGTTAAGGTAGATTCAGTTGAAGAACAAGAAAGTACTTATCATGATAAAATATCAAGCTTTAAAAGTTTAAATGATATGCCAGTTGTTGTTGGGACACTTCATAGTATGCTTACACCTTTTGTAGCATCATATAAAAGAAATAATAAAGATAAAAAAATAGTATATATAATGACAGATGGAGCTGCATTACCGATATACCTAAGTAAAAATGTAGAAACTTTAAAAAGTAAAGGATTAATAGACTATACTATAACTATAGGGAATGCATTCGGAGGGGATTATGAATGTATAAATATATATACAGCTTTAATAACTGCTAAAGAAGTATTAAATGCAGACTGTGTATTTGTTAGTATGGGACCTGGAATTGCAGGTACTGGAACTAAATATGGATTTACAGGAATAGAACAAGGACCTATATTAGATGCAGTAAAAAAACTTGGTGGAAATCCTATAGCTATACCTAGAATTAGTTTTGCAGATAAAAGAGAAAGACATAATGGAATATCTCACCATAGTATTACTATTTTTAAAGAAATTGTAAATGTTGATATAACAATACCAATATCAAATTATGAAAGTGATAAATTAAATAAAATAAGAGCACAAATAGAAGAAAATGATTTAAATAGACATAATATAGTATATATAGATAATAAAAATACTAAAGAAGACTTAGATTATTTTGGCCTGAAGGTAAGAACTATGGGAAGAAATTATGAACAAGATAAAGAGTTTTTCGAGGCTGCAAGTAGTGCTGCATATTATTTAATGGAGGTTTGTGATGGTGATAGAAGAAAAGACTATTAG
- a CDS encoding NUDIX hydrolase codes for MVIEEKTISSDKIYTGKTISLKVDTVETINQGYQKREIVEHPGAVGILALNENNEIVLIKQFRKPIEKVIWEIPAGKLEPGETPKECAQRELKEETGYDASNLKLIHKFYTSAGFSNQKIYIYLATDITVGERNLNDDEDIEVHTISLEEAYNMVIQNEIEDAKTAIGILIARELI; via the coding sequence ATGGTGATAGAAGAAAAGACTATTAGTAGTGATAAAATATACACTGGAAAAACAATCAGCCTAAAAGTAGATACTGTAGAGACTATAAACCAAGGATATCAAAAAAGAGAAATAGTAGAACATCCTGGTGCAGTTGGTATATTAGCATTAAATGAAAATAATGAAATAGTATTAATTAAACAATTTAGAAAACCAATAGAAAAAGTTATATGGGAAATACCAGCAGGAAAGTTAGAACCTGGTGAAACACCAAAAGAATGTGCACAAAGAGAACTAAAAGAAGAAACGGGATACGATGCTTCAAATTTAAAACTAATACATAAGTTTTATACATCAGCAGGTTTTTCTAATCAAAAAATATACATATATCTAGCTACTGATATTACTGTAGGTGAAAGAAATTTAAATGATGATGAAGATATAGAAGTACATACTATAAGTTTAGAAGAAGCTTATAACATGGTTATTCAAAATGAAATAGAAGATGCAAAAACAGCAATTGGAATTTTAATAGCTAGAGAATTAATATAA
- a CDS encoding pyrimidine-nucleoside phosphorylase — protein sequence MRIYDIIRKKRDGHELPKEEINFFVEKYSKNEIPDYQASALLMAIYINKMNKQETVYLTEAMMNSGDVIDLSAIKGIKVDKHSTGGVGDKTTIALAPLVASCGAPVAKMSGRGLGHTGGTLDKLEAIPGFSIEMDAEKFINSVNEKNIAVCGQTATIAVADKKMYALRDVTATVDNISLIAASIMCKKLASGSNAILLDVKTGDGAFMKTLDDSFELAKAMVDIGCGMGRETIGMITNMDEPLGFAVGNSLEVIEAIETLKGNGPKDFVMLCETLGAYMLVLAKVCESFEEGKKMIQDAISSGRALEKLKEFIENQGGDKRVVDDYDLLPKSKNIVPIKSPKSGYISKIEAEEIGVSAMILGAGRETKEDELDLSAGIVLQKKVGDYVNEGDVLAYMHYNKEEKFEQAKERFINAYEIVDDKTQPKKLIYGVVTKDEIKKF from the coding sequence ATGAGAATATATGATATAATCAGAAAAAAAAGAGATGGGCATGAATTACCTAAAGAAGAAATAAACTTTTTCGTAGAAAAATATTCAAAAAATGAAATACCTGATTACCAAGCATCAGCTCTTTTAATGGCAATATATATAAACAAAATGAATAAACAAGAAACAGTATATCTTACAGAAGCTATGATGAATTCAGGAGATGTTATAGACCTATCAGCTATAAAAGGAATAAAAGTTGATAAGCATAGTACAGGAGGAGTAGGAGATAAAACTACAATAGCTTTAGCTCCATTAGTGGCATCATGTGGTGCTCCTGTAGCTAAAATGTCAGGAAGAGGATTAGGACACACTGGAGGGACTTTAGATAAGTTAGAAGCTATACCAGGATTTTCAATAGAAATGGATGCAGAGAAATTTATAAATTCTGTAAATGAAAAAAATATAGCAGTTTGTGGTCAAACAGCTACAATAGCAGTTGCTGATAAAAAAATGTATGCTCTAAGAGATGTAACTGCTACAGTTGATAATATATCTTTAATAGCTGCTAGTATAATGTGTAAAAAATTAGCATCAGGTTCAAATGCTATATTACTTGATGTTAAAACTGGTGATGGAGCATTTATGAAAACACTAGATGATTCATTTGAACTAGCAAAAGCTATGGTTGATATTGGTTGTGGAATGGGTAGAGAAACAATAGGTATGATAACTAATATGGATGAGCCTTTAGGATTTGCTGTAGGTAACTCATTAGAGGTAATAGAAGCTATAGAAACTTTAAAAGGAAATGGACCTAAGGATTTTGTAATGCTATGTGAAACATTAGGGGCATATATGTTAGTATTAGCAAAAGTTTGTGAAAGTTTCGAAGAAGGTAAGAAAATGATACAAGACGCTATATCTTCAGGACGTGCACTAGAAAAACTAAAAGAGTTTATAGAAAATCAAGGCGGAGATAAGAGGGTAGTTGACGATTATGATTTACTTCCTAAATCTAAAAATATAGTACCTATAAAATCACCAAAAAGTGGTTATATAAGTAAGATAGAAGCAGAAGAAATAGGGGTATCTGCTATGATTTTAGGTGCTGGTAGAGAAACTAAAGAAGATGAACTTGATTTATCAGCAGGTATAGTACTTCAAAAGAAAGTAGGAGACTATGTAAATGAAGGCGATGTATTAGCTTACATGCATTATAATAAAGAAGAAAAATTTGAACAAGCAAAAGAAAGATTTATAAATGCTTATGAAATAGTAGATGATAAAACACAACCTAAAAAGTTAATATATGGTGTTGTAACTAAAGATGAAATAAAAAAATTTTAA
- a CDS encoding O-methyltransferase, whose protein sequence is MSNIVNELVQDYIRNTLKDKEGLLKELEDYAHENNVPIIHKEVSELLKVLLKMKKPKRILEVGCAIGYSSILFASTLGEDVEIITVERNEKMIEKAKENIKLAGFENNITILEGDAEEKLKEVQGEFDIIFLDAAKGQYQLFYDMVIDKLKVDGLLISDNILYQGMVAHDSFVIRRKKTIVKRMRSYLDYISNCDYLTTSLIPIADGVALSYKQSERGDLNA, encoded by the coding sequence ATGAGCAATATAGTAAATGAATTAGTACAAGATTACATAAGAAATACATTAAAAGATAAAGAAGGACTTTTAAAAGAACTAGAAGATTATGCACATGAAAATAATGTACCTATAATACACAAAGAAGTATCAGAACTTTTAAAAGTTTTACTAAAAATGAAAAAACCAAAGAGAATACTAGAAGTTGGTTGTGCTATAGGATACTCATCTATACTATTTGCATCTACTCTAGGTGAAGATGTGGAGATAATAACAGTAGAGAGAAATGAAAAAATGATAGAAAAGGCTAAAGAAAATATAAAATTAGCTGGATTTGAAAATAATATAACGATATTAGAAGGCGATGCAGAAGAAAAATTAAAAGAAGTTCAAGGAGAGTTTGACATAATATTTTTAGATGCAGCTAAAGGACAATATCAATTATTTTATGATATGGTTATAGATAAATTAAAAGTAGATGGACTTTTAATATCAGATAATATATTATATCAAGGAATGGTTGCACATGATAGTTTCGTTATAAGACGTAAAAAGACTATAGTAAAAAGAATGAGAAGTTACTTAGATTATATATCAAACTGTGACTATTTAACTACATCTTTAATACCTATAGCAGATGGAGTAGCACTTAGCTACAAACAAAGCGAGAGGGGTGATTTAAATGCATAA
- a CDS encoding glycosyltransferase family 2 protein produces MSSYISIIIPAYNEADKIKDTLESITDINEIDEIVVVDDGSSDNTTEIASSVKNDKIKVFKLDKNRGKGYALNYGLKIAMENADIIGFLDGDLGSSASEVKKLIMPILNNEADVIIAKFPPAKKKGGLGFVKRLAKESVFEMTGVELDSTLSGQRIFKKEVLEKFEEIPYGYGVEVGMTIDILKYGYTIKEVLVNMTHSETGRDLKGFIHRGKQYYHIKKVLKAKNKEWR; encoded by the coding sequence ATGAGTTCTTACATAAGTATAATAATACCAGCTTACAATGAAGCAGATAAGATCAAGGACACATTAGAAAGCATTACTGATATAAATGAAATAGATGAAATTGTAGTTGTAGATGATGGTTCTAGCGATAATACTACAGAAATAGCATCTAGTGTTAAAAATGACAAAATAAAAGTGTTTAAATTAGATAAAAATAGAGGTAAAGGATACGCATTAAACTATGGGTTAAAAATAGCTATGGAAAATGCAGATATAATAGGATTTTTAGATGGAGATTTAGGAAGTTCAGCTAGTGAAGTTAAAAAACTTATCATGCCTATATTAAACAACGAAGCCGATGTTATTATAGCAAAATTCCCTCCTGCAAAGAAAAAGGGAGGACTAGGATTTGTAAAAAGATTAGCTAAAGAATCTGTATTTGAGATGACAGGTGTAGAACTAGACTCTACTTTATCAGGACAAAGGATATTTAAAAAAGAAGTATTAGAAAAATTTGAAGAGATTCCATATGGTTATGGTGTAGAAGTAGGTATGACTATAGACATATTAAAATACGGTTACACAATCAAAGAAGTATTAGTAAATATGACTCATAGTGAAACAGGAAGAGATTTAAAAGGTTTTATTCATAGGGGAAAACAATACTACCATATAAAGAAAGTTTTAAAAGCAAAAAATAAAGAATGGAGGTAG
- a CDS encoding peptidase U32 family protein, producing MHNVELLAPARSLEELKLNITNGADAIYIGSEAFGLNSIDKEFLKDELIEGINFAHKHNKKVYASVNIVPHSKDFSDIETYLKELEFVGIDAIIIAEPGMLVVAKKAVPNMDIHLAEQANVTNYVTAKFWHEQGIKRITLSRELSCDELGQIRLNTPIELDLEAYVHGVMAISYSGRPLISNYIKGKDSDSEVNKKTYSLVEEKRPGEYFPVYEDERGTFIFNSKDLCMIKDLPAMIKSGINSLKIEGKMKDANYISKVVKAYRFALDKFYEDPNNWEFNPSWIEEIKLNNREFTSGFYLENPNDQE from the coding sequence ATGCATAATGTAGAATTATTGGCGCCAGCTAGAAGCTTAGAAGAATTAAAGTTAAATATAACAAATGGTGCAGATGCTATATATATAGGAAGTGAAGCTTTTGGTCTTAACTCTATAGATAAGGAGTTTTTAAAGGATGAATTAATAGAAGGTATAAACTTTGCACATAAACATAATAAAAAGGTTTATGCATCTGTTAATATAGTTCCTCATAGTAAGGACTTTTCAGATATAGAAACATACCTAAAAGAACTTGAATTTGTAGGAATAGATGCTATCATAATAGCAGAGCCTGGTATGCTTGTAGTAGCTAAAAAGGCTGTACCAAATATGGATATACATTTAGCAGAACAAGCTAATGTTACAAATTACGTAACAGCTAAATTTTGGCATGAGCAAGGTATAAAAAGAATAACATTATCAAGAGAATTATCTTGTGATGAGCTAGGTCAAATAAGGCTAAATACACCTATAGAATTAGATTTAGAAGCATATGTACATGGAGTAATGGCTATATCTTATTCAGGAAGGCCTCTTATAAGCAATTATATAAAAGGAAAAGATTCAGATAGTGAAGTAAATAAAAAAACATACAGTCTAGTTGAAGAGAAAAGACCAGGAGAATATTTCCCGGTTTATGAAGATGAGAGAGGAACATTCATATTTAATTCTAAAGATTTATGTATGATAAAAGATTTACCGGCTATGATAAAGTCAGGAATAAATAGTCTTAAAATAGAAGGTAAGATGAAAGACGCTAATTATATATCTAAAGTTGTTAAAGCTTATAGATTTGCTTTAGATAAGTTTTATGAAGACCCAAATAATTGGGAGTTTAATCCAAGTTGGATCGAAGAAATAAAGTTAAATAATAGAGAGTTTACATCTGGATTCTATTTAGAGAATCCAAATGATCAAGAATAA
- the mltG gene encoding endolytic transglycosylase MltG yields MYLRNNKLKIALISLVVLLGLIGSFVFIQIGPYNKKNKKDIVVEIPKGATINTMTDILYEKKLIKNKTLFKVVAKVSNEIPNIKSGKYLLNQTYSNNDIIDILSSGKTYQDGIKVTIPEGSTSNEVIDKLVSKKLGNKETYEKLIKNPKEFYSDFPYLKEKDITTLEGFLYPQTYYFEEGTSEKEVLDKMLAEFGKMYTEKLQKRQKELKMTLQEVVNLSSIVEKEAVRDEDRPMIASVFYNRLDIGMRLQSDATIQYIFPERKKIVTYNDLKIDSPYNSYKNVGLPPTPIANPSIKSIEAVLYPKDTDYLYFVATMDGGNNYSKTYEEHLKFEKEYKEQRDKLSKEKASAENK; encoded by the coding sequence ATGTACTTGAGAAATAATAAACTTAAGATAGCATTAATTTCCTTGGTAGTATTATTGGGATTAATAGGGAGTTTTGTGTTCATACAAATAGGACCATACAATAAAAAAAATAAAAAAGATATAGTAGTAGAAATACCTAAAGGTGCTACTATAAATACAATGACAGATATATTATACGAAAAAAAATTAATAAAGAATAAGACATTATTCAAAGTTGTAGCAAAAGTAAGTAATGAAATTCCAAACATAAAGTCTGGAAAATATTTGCTTAATCAAACCTATTCTAATAATGATATAATTGACATATTATCATCTGGAAAAACATATCAAGATGGTATAAAAGTAACTATACCAGAAGGATCAACTTCTAATGAAGTAATTGATAAATTAGTATCTAAAAAACTGGGCAATAAAGAAACGTATGAAAAACTAATCAAAAATCCAAAGGAATTTTATAGTGATTTTCCATATTTAAAAGAAAAAGATATAACTACACTAGAAGGTTTCTTATATCCTCAGACTTATTACTTTGAAGAAGGTACAAGTGAAAAAGAGGTTTTGGATAAAATGTTAGCTGAATTTGGTAAAATGTATACTGAAAAGTTACAAAAAAGACAAAAAGAGTTAAAAATGACTCTTCAAGAGGTCGTAAATCTGAGCTCTATTGTTGAAAAAGAAGCTGTTAGAGATGAAGATAGACCTATGATAGCAAGTGTATTTTACAATAGATTAGATATAGGTATGAGACTTCAGTCTGATGCAACTATACAGTATATATTCCCAGAAAGAAAAAAAATAGTAACATATAATGATTTAAAGATAGATTCTCCGTATAATAGTTATAAAAATGTGGGACTACCTCCGACACCAATAGCTAATCCTAGTATAAAATCTATAGAAGCAGTATTATATCCAAAAGATACAGATTATTTATACTTTGTAGCTACTATGGATGGAGGAAATAACTATAGCAAAACTTACGAAGAACATCTTAAGTTTGAGAAGGAATATAAAGAACAAAGGGATAAATTAAGCAAAGAAAAAGCAAGTGCAGAGAATAAATAA